CGAGGAAACTCAAAGGAGAGGAACCCGAGAAGAAGAAAGAATGGTACATCTAAGTGTCGCGAAACCTTTTTAGCTACTTCTCTCATGTCTTGTTTAACAGTAAGTCATTTTAAGCCTTGTATTGTTGACGTCACTTTCGCATTTCTCATGGCGTTGGAGGCAATCTGAACGCATGTGCAGAGCTGGTCCATGTCATGCTTGTACTCGTGTGAAatttacaaaaggaaaaaaaatgtttaatttcGGTTCTGAAGGGAAATAGCACTAAGaatgcatgttttgttttttggagaGTCACTATTTGTGCGGAGTCTAAATGTGATCAAAGTTATGTAATGGCGATCTAGCATTCGAGTGATATTACGCCATGTTGGTTTTCTCAAGCAAAAGAAAGAATTTGAATTCGAAAAATTATTTCACATTCGAAAATAATTCATCCTTCGCCTGATAGCTGCAGTAAAGACATCGAATTCTGCAATTTTTGTAGTTGAACTTAGAAATAGGTTTAAAGGCTGTCACATTCAGCGTTACAATTTGTCAACTATGAAGTTTGGCTTTATAATGATTCTTACTTTGTCTGGACGTCACAAATCTGCTAAGGTGAAATGAAGCGTTCAGACTGCGAGCCAGCCTTGCATGCTATTTCTTAACCTAGCACGCGCGATTTGCCAGTGGCACGCGAAAGTGGTTGTTAGAAAGCTCAACTAATTACCTGATGTATCTAATTTTTATAACGGATTTTGTAATATACTGGTTAGATTAGTCGTTGAGTGGAAGTACTTTTAATCACTCTTTTTCTAGTCAATAGTTCTGCCGGGATACATGCGATGCAACTTAGCCGTAACAACTAATTTACGtttataattttataatttacTTCCTCGTGGAAGGTGCGAGCCACGCGAGCGGTTAATAATTGCTTACTAAGACAAGTTCAGCTTCTTTTCGTGTTTTTATGGAGCTTTAAGCGGACATGACGTCGACGATATAAAGAATATCACAAATTTGTATATTTACCGATAATAATCGGTTGTTTTGCACGCATTGTGCGAGCTTTTGCACGCATTGTGCGAGCGTTTTTCATGTGTGTATATTTTTTAGTCCTTCTCGTCCTTTGGActacgtgaaatgaccattaattttttccagttgtgtggacgacgtgagcgcTTTGcgataaattttcattttctgtttgtAACTCCAGACTGCTTGTGCCAATTTCATTGCAGGTTAGTAAGTATACTGTTTGCAAGCGAAATTACTCGGAATAACCGAGGAATGATTAtagaaatgcgaagttacatATTCAGGGGACGTTCTTGCTCTCGTCGACGTCGTTCTTTCTTACGCGCTGCAGCTCAATATGACGCGAACTGATGGTTTGCGATTCCTTCAGCCCCTCAGTTTGGTGCTTAGGGGATCGTGAAGGATTTCGTATTGAAAAAAGTAGATATAATtttggaatgaaatgaattcgATGAATGTTCAAATAGCGAATTCCGCTGAAATAATGtaaaatgttttcattaattatCGCAGGTACTGGATGCGTTAAGATTTGCTCATATAAAAGGCTTAATTGTATGGTCGCCTCGAATTATAGCTGCACCGTCTTAGAATGTCGTCTTCAGTTTTCTTTTATCAACACATGCTTCCTTAATAAGGAGATGTTACGTGTTTAACCTGTTGCGGCACATTTATATGCCACAGTATCCCTTTTTTCGTTTGCGATCACTGCGATCCCTGTAGTCGGCAACTCTGGCAGAGTCCAATAATCTAGTTAACCCCTTTTCGATTTCGCGTATTTTTATAGGTGCGGACTGTAAACATGTAAGTAATGCGGTGGAAAAATGTCAAGATAGGAAAACGTATTTTAGTAGGGTTGTACGAGAGCATTGACTTAAGTTACTCCCGTGTAACTGAAAGTTCAGTGAGAACTTAGAGTCAAATGCGATGCATTTGATTAACTTGGCGTTGCTTTTGACAACGAGGTATTTTCCCCGGCGATAGCCTACCATCGGTCTTATCTTCGTTTTATTTGTGTGTGGTAGGGGAAGTAtcttgtgtttttttcgttattgcTTTTTAAACTAGTGTAACTGATAAAGTCGCGAATAAAGCTGTGGAAATAAGTGGAAGTTGCGTTATGTCTAAGTCCAGTAAAATTTTCGGTCCCTTGAGCATATGAAGGGGAGGAGGCTAGGGAAGAGAAATAAGAGACAGCGTTCCACCGCTATGCTTGTCTCCATCTCTCAAAATGACGACGACAATGATGAAGCCAGAACGTAAAAAAAGTAAAGCATCCttatttaacgtcgataactcgAAAGAGTGATTCAACTGACAAGCGTGAGGTCAACGCTGTGCGCATTTTACTCGCCTCCTCTCCATAAGTGCTCCGTTGTTCGGGTATTTAAACTACCTAAGCTACAGAGAACGGAAAAAACTCAAAACAAGAATGCGAAATCCGGGGATCGAACTCTTACCCAAATAGCCGGgcactaaccgactgtgccatcctTGCTCCTCCAGAAAAGCAATTTTTGCGTTGGTTTCACGCTCGATCGTGGAcagtttcttttcattttgacatatttgtACGACGTGTCCTAGCAAACAACAGGGAGTtaaagaaacgacgacggcgacgTCAACGCTACAAACCAAtcatttgattgattgattgaataaggaaaaataatcgtgcagcacgtgcggcacgctttttggagcaattttttgacttagtctgccaaacgacgacgtgaaattttcgcAGTTGAAGTTCTGACCACAACGCAACTTAGTCCGGGGGAGTAAATCTGGATCACTCACGGTTCCTGGTAAACCACCCTATATAGCCTCGTTAAAAATCGTCTCGATGACATAGGTACTCAATCTGCCACGCGGACGTGACTCGTTAAAAAAAACCTGCCTCGCTCTTAAAATTATTAGACTCGTTCCAAAAAATACTCGTCGCAAAAAGGGAAGCACGAAAAACGAGACTGGTTGGGAATGTTCGATAAATGAGACTGGTTTGGGAAGACTGGTTTGGGAAACAAAACTCGCTAGAAAAACGTGACTCGTTCGGAAAACGAGACTGGTTTGGAAAGACTCGTTTGCGAAAAAAACTCGCTAAAAAAACGATACTCGTTCGGAAAACGTGACTTGTTCgtgaaaccaaactcgtttgtGAAGGGAGGCTCGTtaactgttttttatttcattgttaacaatgtccccattaaccccttaactgccgaatgagcgctcagggcacttatagattttactctgtctaacgccagacgattttactcgtcaatggggaaccccttggacgggaaagggttaacaacgtctcCATTAATTGGAAACATTGTTTTAGTCGCAGTCTTACGAACAATGTAAATGATGGCCAGTAACTCTGGCTGTGAATATTCCTAACTTTGAAGCCACAATTGTTATGTATTCGGGTGTACGTTGTTATGTATGTCAATGTAGGCAGGGGAGCAATGAATTCCTTTTTCATTTGGAGTGGAATTGTTTATTTCAAATGCTCTTTTTTTCCAGTAACTAACTAAGACTTTGATTAGCCAATTACTACTAAAGTAAAGAATAAACAGACAATTAATATGTTAATTCTCGAGTTATACCAGTTTGTGTACTTAAAAATCAATTTATAATGTAAGAAGAACACGATCTTAATGATcagaataaatacaaaaattgtTAACCGAAATATTGCGTATGAAAATAACACAAACGTCTGAAAGGTCGAAGCTATCAGGCATAACGTACAGGGGCGCTATCCACTTGAACGGTGGGAAGTAAAAAGGAAGAACCCTTTCCAGAAGAACGttttttgaataaaataaaataataatcataataatgataatattaataaatggAACCACTGGTGTCACTAGTAGCATTCCCGATGATAGAATGAATTGTCATTGGTTTTTCTGAACCGATGGATAGCGCCACTGAAGTGAACACGGCTATATTttgtctatgcaaaaaaaaaaacaaacaagatgaaagcaaaaatttaaattattctCAATGCACTACAATCTGCGACAAAATTCCCTGAGCCTTTTTTTAGGCCGTgcttaaaaatgaaattaacaatATACCACACCTTGAAATACAATACCCCTATCCTATACCCTTTCCCGCATTTAATGCTGCACAAGCACAGACAACAGACTCTTTTTTCAGGGGAAGAGTGggtcaaaacaaaaactattaaGAAATGTTGTGATCTCCATGGCACTGTGTGGGCTATTGTGTCGGAGATTGTAGGCGAATCTTTCGTTCTGACATTATTCAGTTAACGTTATCTGAAGGAAAAGACGTTTACCATTCTACATACAAACGACAATACGATCTCTATCTTTGTTATCCTTAGGAAAATACATCGAAAATACCTCCTGGGAATATCTGCTATATTTCAGAGGTgagggtgaaaaaaaaaatcatgatccattttgtttctgccttgaaatgtccttttATATGATAATCTTTTTGACGACAGCATTAAAAAAATATCGCAAATTTGGTTCTTAACCTCCTAGTTCGCTTATTATTGAAAGGCTCAGTAATGATtgtaatcataaaaattacaatttcctcgattgtgattgctttaaaaacatCCTATTTTTCACTAATTcatttgccaagttgttatctgaCAGTTTTTTTACTGGACAATTCAATATGCCAATCATATTCGAAGTTGTAGTTtatttaaatcaaccaatcacaacctagGTTTTAATCTCCATAAGAAAGGTGTACGGACTCCCAAATTTGGgctctctttcttcctttctctGTGTCAGAGCGACTTTAAGGACGGTGCgtactaattcaaaggtatttttgccccggtttatgattatgctGTTGTTGAAATcgtaaaagaaaattgggggtagccacgcatttttcatAGATACTTCGTGAACAGTATGtgtaaaatgctttaaaatacGAAGCCATGTATGGAGTTCTTTCTCAAATAAAGgcttaattatctctgaaaaatgcatggttaccatCAATTTTCTTTATGAATGCTAATAGTACTTACTGATATCTACTTTCTCAGCATAAtcttaaaccgtgcaaaaatatccctgtattagttaGCATCACCGAAAGGGAATCCGAATATCTGGAGACGCgcaaaacgtatgcgcaataacagtagtaggcaccgtcctgaatcaatttacgccTCCTTTGTCAGTCTTACGATTCTTCCCTTTCTTTTATAACTTCTTTTCGCGGAAATTGAAACTTTTAAGGTTAATTGGTAAGAGGACTTAGTGTCGTCCAATTCACTCTGTAATAATCTATAACAGTCGTGGTTAActaatcggactcccgctgcgcggtcttTAGATTTTGTTACTAattgtatgattacagactgaattggaatACACGAAGTCTAATTATCATTAGAAATCAATTGCCAGTTTTTCTATTTCCTTCCatctctttccttttcttcagtCTTTGAGCTGTTGTTctgttgtttttccttttcctttttttcttttctaaagaCGTGTCCGGCACCTCTTCATTTCCATCTGTCTTCCTATCTTCTTCGATATTATGCTCTCCATCTTCTTCGGCATCTGCATTGAAAATAGAACCTGTGTTACTATCCTCCAATCAGAGCAATCGCACAATTTCTTTCCCAAACACACAaagcctcccccccccccccacctcctGTCAATTTTTAACAGTATAAAGCCTTAAACAATTGCCGAAGAGCCAAAAAAGATAAGGAAACAAATAATCTATAGCACAACGACTTGCTGTCCTCGCATGGAGAGATATGGCTACATGATGGCGTTACAAAGGGAAAATCGTAACCTTAAATGGTCCCCAGAACGTTACGAGTTGCGAATTTTTTCAACTTAGACTAAATGAAAAGTTCTTACCTTCCAGGGTTTTTGACAGTACACCTTCCCTGTAATGATAATTTCCTTTGAAGGAAACCTGcgaaaaggaaatccaagggaAGTATTCTACTCATAGGTGTCAAACAGTTATCCTGGATCCTTTAAACGTAGGATGACTGTTTAACACGTGTGAGTAGAATATCTCCCTAAGTGTTCAAGAATTAAACAAATGTACTGCTAACTGCCTTGATATCAAAATTATTGCCCGGTTAAGTTTCTGTGTAAATATCTTCTAACTTTTATTTACATTACAGTTTGGTCGAATTCTAAGAATCTGGTCCCACACATACCGGCTCACGAAGAGCCTGGTTTTAAGTATTCTGGCTAGATTAGGGAGTCTATGGGGCGAGGGTAAGTTCTTAATTAAGAGCCTGTTTCCTAGTGTTCTGGTTCAAGTCCGGAGGTAAGCCTGGTCTCAATCGATCCTGCAATTATAATTAAATGCTTTATAATACCCTTTGCATGTTCACCAATGAAACCTTGATAGCATCTTAGGAGCCCGGTCTCAAGTGTCCAGGCTCGATTTGGAAGTTTATATAGCAAGGGTACGTTCCTAGGAATCTgctcccaagtgtcctggctcgcTTAGGAAGTATATCGCCACAGGGTACAttcctaagaacctggtcccaagtgtcctggctcacgaagagcctggtcccaagtgtcctggctcgatTAGGAAGCCTATCGCCAGAGGGTACgttcctaagaacctggtcccaagtgtcctggctcacgaagagcctggtcccaagtgtcctggctcaatTAGGAAGTCTATCGCTAGAGAGTACgttcctaagaacctggtcccaagtgtcctggctcacgaagagcctggtcccaagtgtcctggctcaattaggaagtctatcgccagagagtacgttcctaagaacctggtcccTAGGGTCCTGGCTCACGAAgagcctggtcccaagtgtcctggctcgattaggaagtctatcgccagagagtacgttcctaagaacctggtcccaagtgtcctggctcacgaagagcctggtcccaagtgtcctggctcgatTAGGAAGACTCGTTCTACCGATGGAATTTTCCAAAAAGCTAAGTCCCAAGTACCCTGGTTTAATCATATAGAAAAGGTTCAAGCCATTAACATTGAATAAATGAGTCCATTGGTcttataagtttttttttttcattattaggcATCCGTTATTCCTATAACCTAAAGTAGACATTATTACGTTGATTTCCTAACCTCAGAAGAGTGGAAATATGTTTCCATTTCTGTCTCCTCCTATACGAGTAACAGAAAAATAGTAATTAATGTTAGCAACATTCAGTTGCCACTACACGCGTAGGGGTTGCTAAGTAAGACATAAGTCCATTTGGACTATTCACTGCATGAGGACACCTGATCTCCTTATAATTTTAACTATTGAAAATATCTAGGATTGAACTCAGGGCTGCGTATTACatgaaaagaaagcaagttAAAGGCTACCTCATTCAAACCAAAGCTTACACACGTTTAAAGGCTGTTAGTTAAACATGGTTTACAATGGTTTTCTCCATACAAGTTACTACCTGACATAATGTAGACTATAAATTCAACACAATGAAAACGTACATGAACCCTACGTAAAATTCAGTCTTTCAGTCTTCCTTtgctcatttttagtttttttaaaCCTGGCCTAAGACAAAGTAATTTGGTTCGTTTTTTTACTTTGCACTTACTCTTTCAGTGAGGTTCAATGTCTCATCTTGCTTGAGCTTTTCTGGGTGGGAAACAATTTCATTGCCTCGATGTAAGGTGAAGTAGTGGGGCAAACTTTCAATTGTCCCAGCCCAGTCGTAGACCTCCTGTCCCATTGAGAAGAAAAACATAAGAACGTGGTGAATATTTCAGTTGTTTATGGTTCTACGTCTGAGTCGAGGAGTCTAAATCTTTTCATTAACATTGACCGTACTTGTTTGTACACAACGCATGTTTCGAGTTTTGTTACATTGCACTGagttattaaccctttccctgccaattAAGGGattccccactgacgagtaaaatcgtctggcgttaggcagagtaaaatctataagtgccctgagcgctcattcggcggttaaggggttaaagagtctcgtaaaaaattaaagaaatttttatggcTTAGTTTTTTAGATAATTCGGAACaagtcaaaacaaatttcatatGAATAATTACTTAAGTAGTCCGTAACACCTTCGTCCAACACCAACTTTACCTCTCAGTTTAAACCAGGTAATTTAAAAAATACGCCGATAACTTAGATATTATTTGCAAGgaccaattttttctttttttaagaataTGCTGTGCCTTACCTGAAAATGGGCGCCTCTTTTAAATTTCCTCGACAACGTCCCTGTCGAGCCACGAATTCGGATAGTTATGCCATCCTCTGGCTCATCGGACAAGCGGGTTTCCCTTGCCTTCTTTTCGTTATCCTGCAAAGTCGATGCAGCTAAGTTTATCTGTTTATGAAGACGTTATAATTATTCAATACAGTATGTAAGGGTGGCAAGAATATAAGGAAGCCACTGTTGCTTCCGCTTAAAGTTATTTACTACGTTGTTTGGATCTACTCATATACGGCAAATAGGCATAGAGAATAGGCttaaggcgctgttacactgtGAACTATTTCGTGTAACTtctctcgcaatgttttggcgacacTGTGGCGGGACAAGTTACAcgaaacatttcacagtgtagcATACCCAGtggcgagacaagttgcacgaaaagtTGAACCTAATTCTACTACCGGCAACGGCTCTTGCAACTTGTAAATTGTTTTATGAAACTCGTTCCGCCACAATGTCGCCAAagcattgcgagacaagttgtacgaaacatttcacagtgtaataGCGCTTTTATTCTTTGATGGTGCGAGTAATGTTTACCTGTCGTTCAGATTTTCTTGAATCACTTTCACATGTTTGATCCTCCAATTGCGCTTGACGGAAGTTGTGATCCTGTTCCTCCCTGTCCGCCCGAAATTTGTCAAGTTGTTCTCTGAGAAATTGCAGTCAAGGCTATTAGATTACCTTTACCAGTTGTACAACTGCCGATTGAGCCCCGTAAGGCAAACATCACAACACATGCAGACCTGAAAAATTTGcctatatacaacagcatttaTATACATTTACCCTGTTAAGGCTTTGTGCgacatgataataatagtaagataatgataacgataaagacaacgataatgataatgattacgctaataataataataataataataataataataataatgatgacttCAATAGTGGTACTTCCACAGAGTTGCTCTTAGCTTTGTAATAAACAGTTAAACTATAAAGTATGAATTGTCTTCTCCTTGGCTACATACTTAAAAAATACAATCGCAAATAAATACTTACAAATACACAAATTGCTTAAAATATCagaatggtaaaaaaaaaaacctaaaaaatCGATGCATCGATTATCACTCATAAACTGGAAGATGATGGTCGATTCTGCATGTACCTTTGCGCCGACAGCACCTTGAGGGCGTCGCAAGTCTTTTCTAAGATCTCGGACAACCTGTCCACGACATCTACTTCCGTAAGGTTGTTATCTGTTATAACACAAgcagttttacaaaaaaaaaatacgtttttttttttacaatcatAAAAAAAGGTTTGGCTGTGGCTGAAATCTTTGATAAATTTGAAATTTCTAGAAGCTGGTTTTCAAGAACGGAGAAACATTGCGTTGTGTGTGACTTTATAATTAGACACCGGAGAAGATACGAGGTTCCGCGTTTTCACTTGTATCCTTAACTTGAGGTCTTAAAGCAATGCATTCTCTTCATCAAGAGAACGATATCGAAGGAaacttaaattttaaaatgtaccGTGGAGTTGCTGCACCAAGGTTGGCTTCCATGTAGTCGATGGCAGGAGAAACAGCATGGAGTCCGCAGTGCTCCGCACACTGAACATGCTGCAAACTGCAAGGGGGACAGATCATGCAATTATTGATGATAGTTATAACGTGTGTCAAAGTACTGTTTGCGTTGCCAGCACTGTGGATGCTGATTCAGGTCAATGTGTGCAATAGGTTGAAATTAACAATTACCTGATCTACCATTTACTGAGGAAGTTTCAGCAATCCAGAACAACCACTGCTGGTTCTGGCTATTCAGCCATCTAAGAGCCCTGCAAATGATCGATTAAATGTCACTGACGCTAAAATTATGCCCATTTTGCCCATTCATAAGCATAGTTTTGCGAGTTTAGGCTGTATTTTAATAAACATTCAATAATTATACATAACCGGATACTTGTCTACGATTATTATGTAACGTTCCGATTAGTAGCCAATCTCGTACTCAGAGTCTTCGGGCTTTTCGGTCAGCTGGTAAGCGCCCAGAAAGACAACACAGGAGGGTCCATTATCCCAGAAAACGCGTGTTCCGGTCTTATTGCACACGCTTGTCTTTAAAcggaaacagaaaagaaaaaacaaccaacagTATAAATCGCAGGATGTTATGTTATCCTACGCTACCTTTGGAACAGCAACAGTAGTCAGTTTTTATAGCAGCGTGGGAAAATTCCCGTGCGGGACATATTATATACATTTGATACATTTCTGAGGcagaaaaaacaaacagcatTTAAACAAGTTTTAGATTTTAAATCTCCCTCCAAATACTGGGGTTTCCGAATTACTAACCGATGTCATCTAAAGTGAAGgctctttatttaacgtcggtagttccttcaatTAAGAAAACTAGTATCAATGGAAGCCCACGATGCGCAATTTACCCCCTTCCACTGTCAGTGCTCTATTTTACGATTAATTAAGCtgtagctacacggatcagagaaAAGTGTAAGCAGACATTGAAGTCACCGAGAATCGAACCGGGGATCTCTTGTTCCTGAGGcagcgcactagccaactgagccacaacCGCTCCTTTCCTGTAAGACTTTCATTAATATGCAAGGCACCAATCAAAAAAATAGTTGAAGTACATTTTCCCAGAGTCTTTCCGGGAGCTCAACCCCTGAACAAATAGCCACAGGACTCAAGGTACGAGTTTGATTTGTAGCCTTAATGATCAATCTGCATACTTGAGATACTCAAACCAGTCCTCCTATCTTACTCAATAAAAGAACAGCTTATCCAAAAACATTTAGTAACTGCATATTTTTGCATTGATGTTATGTATTGCACGTGGCTACCTGACAATGCCTTCTCTGGTGGccatgttttccttttcagggttTAAAAGGATTATCCCCATAGGCTTGTTTACTTCGCGTGCCTGCCAGCAAAGCTAAAGAACAATAGACAACGTTATAGAATCACTGgtgattttttaaaatatatacTAGTTTATGTTTATTACTAACTTTCCCCATCAACCAACGTTTATCGGTCTTCTtctatttttagttattttcttCGTCTAGTTTTTATAAGTCAGTTTGTTCAATTGGCCAAATAGCGAATATCTATCTTTGCGGGATTTAAAGGCAAGCATTCTATCATCACACGAGTAATAGCAAGACGTGAGTTcatttattgtttaaaaaaaggtaTGCGTTGAAGACGGGATCTAGTTCTATCAGACCATTAGTTGCCGACCGTAAAGAGAACTTGTTATTTTCCTGCTCAACATTCTCGttacaaaattctttctttAGAAGCTAAAAATTTGAACAGAATAATTGCCGAATTACGCCGAATTACGCCCTGT
The nucleotide sequence above comes from Acropora muricata isolate sample 2 chromosome 12, ASM3666990v1, whole genome shotgun sequence. Encoded proteins:
- the LOC136893452 gene encoding uncharacterized protein; translation: MGIILLNPEKENMATREGIVRALRWLNSQNQQWLFWIAETSSVNGRSVCSMFSVRSTADSMLFLLPSTTWKPTLVQQLHDNNLTEVDVVDRLSEILEKTCDALKVLSAQREQLDKFRADREEQDHNFRQAQLEDQTCESDSRKSERQDNEKKARETRLSDEPEDGITIRIRGSTGTLSRKFKRGAHFQEVYDWAGTIESLPHYFTLHRGNEIVSHPEKLKQDETLNLTEREETEMETYFHSSEVSFKGNYHYREGVLSKTLEDAEEDGEHNIEEDRKTDGNEEVPDTSLEKKKRKRKNNRTTAQRLKKRKEMEGNRKTGN